The Musa acuminata AAA Group cultivar baxijiao chromosome BXJ2-2, Cavendish_Baxijiao_AAA, whole genome shotgun sequence genome has a segment encoding these proteins:
- the LOC104000240 gene encoding kinesin-like protein KIN-5C, whose translation MGSRHDKEKAVNVQVLLRCRPFNEDELRNNAPQVVTCNDYQREVSVTQTIAGKQFDRVFTFDKVFGPSAKQRDLYDQAVVPIVNEVLEGFNCTIFAYGQTGTGKTYTMEGECRKAKSGPKGQLPADAGVIPRAVKQIFDTLESQNAEYSVKVTFLELYNEEITDLLAPEELSKITLEDKQKKPLPLMEDGKGGVLVRGLEEEIVTSADEIFSLLERGSAKRRTAETLLNKQSSRSHSLFSITIHIKEATPEGEELIKCGKLNLVDLAGSENISRSGARDGRAREAGEINKSLLTLGRVITALVEHLGHIPYRDSKLTRLLRDSLGGRTKTCIIATVSPSVHCLEETLSTLDYAHRAKNIKNRPEVNQKLMKSTLIKDLYGEIDRLKAEVYAAREKVGVYIPKERYYQEESERKAMAEQIEQMSVVIETGQKRLDDLQGKYDAELEHSVESNQKLLATEKQLEHTSKLLASATEELKQTKYALTEKDYIILQQRKAENALAHQASVLRSDLEKSVQDNASLYSKIAREDKLNATNRSVVNNFQAELAGKIGVLCNTITLSTKQQNEYLQTVEKLCQSCLDFHDKAALELRKKVLASKSLFLSHIEAVQNVVRLHKAGSTAGLEEMSSMISANCCSFDQLLALGEGEADQIFCDLEKKLSEHRGEIAHFTHELRERFNTSLIRVKEFSQFIHELLEKFGEEKKKLHAHSSRVHEAHAKCIGEFQKAYEEQSKVEQDKLLSEITNLVSSHMRRQKDLVDVRLATLEEAALENKETAEKLTSMLDVVNSDVKRKWEEFYKQAEHDFTDGSNFSAAKHCRMELELQQCVSIVDVASQQWKKTHASVNELSSKHAAEMDVHIRTAIDVNEQHDVDVASARDAAADAAAKSSADIIQYCEGAMDHDRKRAQEVTVAVETHAMAIRELQEEHAVQAAEINKQAENTFQHNFTDYEPTGETPVRSEPDVPSKGMIECLRAMPMETLLEDFRENHPYESSKESKPSLIPRSPLAQRN comes from the exons ATGGGATCTCGCCATGACAAAGAGAAGGCCGTCAACGTTCAGGTCCTCCTCCGCTGCAG GCCGTTCAACGAGGACGAGCTGCGGAACAACGCGCCGCAGGTTGTGACCTGCAACGACTATCAGAGGGAGGTCTCCGTCACGCAGACCATAGCCGGGAAGCAGTTCGATCGCGTTTTCACATTTGATAAG gtGTTTGGTCCCTCAGCAAAGCAAAGGGATCTGTATGACCAAGCTGTTGTTCCAATCGTGAATGAGGTCTTAGAGGGATTTAATTGCACTATATTTGCCTATGGCCAAACAGGCACCGGGAAAACATATACTATGGAAGGTGAATGTAGAAAGGCTAAA AGTGGACCAAAAGGTCAGTTACCTGCGGATGCAGGTGTCATTCCTAGAgctgtcaaacaaatatttgataCATTAGAGAGCCAAAATGCAGAGTACAGTGTGAAGGTTACTTTTTTGGAATTGTATAATGAGGAAATCACTGATTTGCTTGCTCCTGAAGAGCTATCGAAAATTACTTTGGAGGATAAGCAGAAAAAGCCATTACCTCTGATGGAAGATGGCAAAGGTGGTGTGCTTGTAAGGGGTTTAGAGGAAGAAATAGTAACAAGTGCAGATGAGATCTTCTCTCTCCTAGAAAGAGGTTCTGCTAAACGGCGCACTGCAGAGACCTTACTAAATAAACAATCTAG TCGGTCACATTCTCTATTTTCTATTACCATTCACATCAAAGAGGCCACTCCAGAAGGTGAAGAGCTAATCAAATGCGGCAAACTGAATCTAGTGGACCTAGCTGGATCTGAGAACATTTCTCGTTCGGGAGCTAGAGAT GGTCGTGCAAGAGAAGCTGGTGAGATTAACAAAAGCTTACTTACTCTAGGCCGTGTTATTACTGCACTAGTTGAACATCTTGGACATATTCCCTACAG GGACAGCAAACTTACAAGGTTGCTTCGTGACTCATTGGGTGGGAGGACTAAGACATGCATAATAGCAACAGTTTCACCATCTGTACACTGCCTTGAAGAAACACTCAGTACCTTGGATTATGCTCACAGGGCAAAGAACATAAAGAACAGGCCTGAG GTAAACcaaaaattgatgaaatcaaCTCTGATAAAAGACCTCTATGGGGAAATTGATCGACTTAAAGCTG AGGTATATGCTGCTCGTGAAAAAGTTGGAGTTTatataccaaaagaaagatactaCCAGGAGGAGAGTGAAAGAAAG GCAATGGCAGAACAAATCGAACAGATGAGTGTTGTGATAGAAACTGGTCAAAAG CGACTTGATGATCTGCAAGGAAAGTATGATGCTGAGCTTGAGCACTCTGTTGAGTCGAATCAGAAGCTCCTTGCCACAGAG AAACAATTGGAGCACACAAGCAAATTACTAGCTAGTGCAACTGAAGAACTCAAGCAAACAAAATATGCTCTTACGGAGAAAGATTATATTATATTACAGCAGAGGAAAGCAG AAAATGCACTGGCACATCAAGCTTCTGTCCTTAGATCTGATTTGGAAAAATCTGTTCAGGATAATGCCTCACTGTATTCTAAAATAG CTAGAGAAGACAAACTGAATGCTACCAATAGGTCTGTTGTGAACAATTTTCAAGCTGAGCTGGCAGGAAAAATTGGAGTACTTTGCAATACCATTACTTTATCCACAAAACAACAAAATGAGTATCTTCAGACTGTTGAGAAGCTATGTCAATCTTgcctcgattttcatgataag GCAGCACTAGAACTGAGGAAGAAAGTACTTGCTTCAAAATCATTGTTTTTATCGCATATAGAAGCTGTGCAGAATGTTGTGCGTCTGCATAAAGCAGGTAGCACTGCTGGCCTAGAAGAGATGTCATCTATGATTTCTGCCAACTGCTGCTCTTTTGATCAA TTGCTAGCTCTTGGTGAGGGTGAAGCAGATCAAATTTTCTGTGACTTGGAAAAAAAATTGTCAGAACATCGTGGAGAGATTGCACATTTTACCCATGAACTTCGTGAG AGATTCAATACTAGTTTAATCCGTGTGAAAGAATTCTCTCAATTCATTCATGAGCTACTTGAGAAGTttggagaagagaaaaaaaagcttCATGCCCACTCAAGTCGTGTTCATGAAGCTCATGCAAAGTGCATTGGTGAATTTCAAAAGGCTTATGAG GAGCAATCCAAGGTTGAACAGGACAAGCTTTTATCAGAGATAACTAATTTAGTGTCTAGTCATATGCGTCGCCAAAAAGATTTG GTGGATGTGAGACTTGCCACTTTGGAAGAAGCTGCTTTAGAGAACAAGGAAACCGCAGAAAAGCTAACATCAATGTTGGATGTCGTCAACAGTGATGTCAAGAGGAAGTGGGAAGAGTTCTACAAACAAGCAGAACATGATTTTACGGATGGATCCAACTTTTCTGCAGCAAAACATTGTCGTATGGAGCTTGAGCTACAGCAATG CGTAAGCATCGTTGATGTAGCTTCACAGCAGTGGAAGAAGACACATGCATCTGTCAACGAACTAAGCAGCAAACATGCTGCTGAAATGGATGTCCACATAAG GACTGCCATTGACGTTAATGAACAACACGATGTTGATGTGGCTTCAGCACGAGATGCAGCGGCTGATGCTGCTGCAAAGAGCAGCGCAGACATCATTCAGTACTGTGAAG GTGCAATGGACCACGACCGGAAGCGTGCACAAGAAGTGACGGTGGCAGTGGAAACCCATGCCATGGCCATTCGAGAACTGCAGGAAGAGCACGCAG
- the LOC135605234 gene encoding ribonuclease H2 subunit A-like isoform X1 — protein MSSAPLPKWASKPCIMGIDEAGRGPVLGPMVYGCLYCTLSYQKTLATLNFADSKTLKEEKREELFENIKADDSIGWEVDVIDPRELSAKMLKRTKINLNEISHNSAIGLVKRVLDMGVLLTEVYVDTVGDAEKYRVKLSENFPGVKFVVAKKADSLYPVVSGASIVAKVTRDRALRNWVLDETAENMQRNFGSGYPGDPETKAWLDCHKHMVFGFPTIVRFSWGTCKPYFKDFVEVVWESDKMDEDCPNNGRSKHQQKLSDLGFTGYKRKSEDIESSGKGRCKFFQARKLQLVSKF, from the exons ATGAGTTCTGCACCATTGCCCAAATGGGCATCGAAGCCCTGCATCATGGGCATTGACGAAGCCGGGAGAGGCCCTGTTTTGG GTCCCATGGTGTATGGATGCTTGTACTGCACGCTCTCGTACCAGAAGACCCTCGCCACGTTGAACTTTGCAG ATTCGAAGACTCTTAAGGAGGAAAAGAGGGAAGAGTTGTTTGAGAATATAAAAGCTGATGATTCTATTGGATGGGAAGTTGATGTCATAGATCCAAGAGAGCTTTCAGCTAAAATGTTAAAGAG GACAAAAATCAATTTGAATGAGATATCCCACAATTCAGCTATTGGCCTTGTTAAAAGGGTTCTTGATATGGGAGTTCTATTAACCGAG gtATATGTGGACACTGTTGGAGATGCTGAGAAGTATAGAGTCAAATTATCTGAAAATTTTCCTGGTGTAAAATTTGTGGTGGCCAAGAAAGCTGATAGCCTTTATCCTGTTGTTAGTGGTGCTAGTATAGTTGCCAAG GTCACCAGAGATAGAGCATTGCGCAATTGGGTCCTTGATGAAACTGCTGAGAATATGCAAAGAAACTTTGGATCCGGCTATCCAGGAG ACCCTGAAACAAAAGCGTGGTTAGACTGCCACAAGCATATGGTGTTTGGTTTTCCAACAATAGTGCGCTTCAGTTGGGGAACATGCAAGCCTTACTTCAAGGATTTTGTTGAAGTAGTTTG GGAGTCTGACAAAATGGATGAAGATTGCCCCAACAATGGAAGGAGTAAACACCAGCAAAAGTTGTCTGATCTTGGTTTCACTGGATACAAAAGGAAAAGCGAAGATATCGAATCCAGCGGTAAAGGCCGTTGTAAGTTCTTCCAAGCTCGCAAACTCCAATTGGTATCTAAATTCTAG
- the LOC135605234 gene encoding ribonuclease H2 subunit A-like isoform X2 yields MSSAPLPKWASKPCIMGIDEAGRGPVLGPMVYGCLYCTLSYQKTLATLNFADSKTLKEEKREELFENIKADDSIGWEVDVIDPRELSAKMLKRTKINLNEISHNSAIGLVKRVLDMGVLLTEVYVDTVGDAEKYRVKLSENFPGVKFVVAKKADSLYPVVSGASIVAKVTRDRALRNWVLDETAENMQRNFGSGYPGDPETKAWLDCHKHMVFGFPTIVRFSWGTCKPYFKDFVEVVCMSDLSQCFTW; encoded by the exons ATGAGTTCTGCACCATTGCCCAAATGGGCATCGAAGCCCTGCATCATGGGCATTGACGAAGCCGGGAGAGGCCCTGTTTTGG GTCCCATGGTGTATGGATGCTTGTACTGCACGCTCTCGTACCAGAAGACCCTCGCCACGTTGAACTTTGCAG ATTCGAAGACTCTTAAGGAGGAAAAGAGGGAAGAGTTGTTTGAGAATATAAAAGCTGATGATTCTATTGGATGGGAAGTTGATGTCATAGATCCAAGAGAGCTTTCAGCTAAAATGTTAAAGAG GACAAAAATCAATTTGAATGAGATATCCCACAATTCAGCTATTGGCCTTGTTAAAAGGGTTCTTGATATGGGAGTTCTATTAACCGAG gtATATGTGGACACTGTTGGAGATGCTGAGAAGTATAGAGTCAAATTATCTGAAAATTTTCCTGGTGTAAAATTTGTGGTGGCCAAGAAAGCTGATAGCCTTTATCCTGTTGTTAGTGGTGCTAGTATAGTTGCCAAG GTCACCAGAGATAGAGCATTGCGCAATTGGGTCCTTGATGAAACTGCTGAGAATATGCAAAGAAACTTTGGATCCGGCTATCCAGGAG ACCCTGAAACAAAAGCGTGGTTAGACTGCCACAAGCATATGGTGTTTGGTTTTCCAACAATAGTGCGCTTCAGTTGGGGAACATGCAAGCCTTACTTCAAGGATTTTGTTGAAGTAGTTTG TATGAGTGATCTTTCTCAGTGTTTTACTTGGTGA